One stretch of Armigeres subalbatus isolate Guangzhou_Male chromosome 2, GZ_Asu_2, whole genome shotgun sequence DNA includes these proteins:
- the LOC134214298 gene encoding uncharacterized protein LOC134214298 — MPSEAKRAELYLLLLQSITALVMALINATPSCRYDVQLTIKKRLFQLVKTLWSYLKDEAAELETLVDSDANSRALESSRGFNELISEHHADSRALDSSRGFTNLSLEYEKSPNVEHFHHASLNSTLASGAADPMHGSRFPLIHRLLTVLARTPNDEIFTQTVQPFLHEPDFHQHLQDEMAVFRRMLAGEEPSLYQAEKVLVKRLNRMEIAMQRIMEQLEALAESG, encoded by the exons ATGCCTTCCGAAGCGAAAAGAGCAGAATTGTACTTGCTACTGCTACAATCAATTACTGCTCTGGTAATGGCGCTAATCAACGCAACCCCATCCTGTAGGTACGATGTGCAGTTGACCATCAAGAAACGGTTGTTCCAGTTGGTTAAAACGTTGTGGAGTTACCTGAAAGATGAAGCAGCCGAACTAGAGACCTTGGTGGATTCTGATGCCAACAGTAGGGCGTTGGAATCCAGCCGAGGCTTCAATGAATTGATTTCCGAACATCACGCTGATAGCAGGGCGTTGGACAGCAGCCGCGGCTTCACTAATTTAAGCTTAGAATATGAGAAGTCTCCGAATGTCGAG CACTTCCACCACGCTTCATTGAATTCGACGTTAGCCAGCGGAGCAGCTGATCCTATGCATGGTTCTCGCTTTCCGCTGATACATCGCCTGCTCACGGTGCTGGCGCGAACTCCGAATGACGAAATATTCACCCAGACGGTGCAACCATTCCTCCACGAGCCGGACTTCCATCAGCACTTGCAGGACGAAATGGCGGTTTTCCGAAGAATGCTCGCCGGTGAAGAGCCCTCGCTGTATCAAGCCGAAAAAGTGCTGGTGAAACGATTGAATCGAATGGAAATAGCCATGCAACGCATAATGGAGCAGTTGGAAGCGTTGGCGGAATCCGGTTGA